From Pseudanabaena sp. PCC 6802, one genomic window encodes:
- a CDS encoding catalase, which produces MSDRQISEEEATKLVLDRSLKAQEEKGPDLRQLHAKSHGLVYGKFIINDNIPDRMKVGVFAGKEYPIWVRFSNSAPPKERGVLEPDTNPAGRGMAIKLMSVAGKKIMDDEERTQDFVLLNFPRFFVRDAQEYLIVFSAEAGIMPTSPELQEVVVRAKQIREEIGARKVENPLRIQYWSTTPYQLGSQTIKFAVQPEDVESPPNSIEGSDANYLRAAIRKYLTEDAKTTKFKFLIQPYIDDNLTPIEDPTKEWNSEPIEVATIVIPPQSFDFDERKRLDESLSFTPWHSLYEHEPVGKVNLSRKEIYHQIAQHRRQFIEKRLREPQPYEAIKDDPKT; this is translated from the coding sequence ATGAGCGATCGCCAAATTAGCGAGGAAGAAGCAACCAAACTTGTCCTAGATAGAAGCCTTAAAGCACAAGAAGAAAAAGGCCCAGACTTAAGACAATTACATGCTAAAAGTCACGGGCTAGTGTATGGGAAATTCATCATTAACGATAATATTCCTGATCGCATGAAGGTTGGTGTTTTCGCAGGGAAGGAATATCCCATTTGGGTGCGTTTCTCCAATAGTGCCCCTCCTAAAGAGCGAGGAGTGCTGGAACCAGATACTAACCCTGCTGGTCGTGGCATGGCAATTAAGCTTATGAGTGTTGCAGGAAAAAAGATTATGGATGATGAGGAGAGAACTCAAGATTTTGTGCTTTTGAATTTCCCCCGCTTCTTCGTGCGTGACGCTCAGGAATATCTGATTGTATTCAGTGCCGAAGCTGGCATCATGCCAACTAGCCCGGAGCTACAGGAAGTGGTGGTTCGCGCGAAGCAAATTCGAGAGGAGATTGGTGCTCGAAAGGTGGAAAATCCTCTCCGTATCCAATACTGGAGTACGACACCTTATCAATTAGGGTCTCAAACCATCAAATTTGCCGTGCAGCCTGAAGATGTGGAGTCGCCTCCTAATTCTATTGAAGGTTCGGATGCAAACTATCTACGTGCAGCTATTCGTAAGTATTTAACTGAGGATGCCAAGACAACTAAGTTTAAATTCCTGATTCAACCTTATATTGATGACAATCTTACCCCAATTGAAGACCCAACTAAGGAATGGAATTCCGAACCAATTGAGGTAGCAACAATCGTTATCCCACCTCAATCATTTGATTTTGACGAACGCAAACGATTAGATGAGAGCTTGTCATTTACTCCTTGGCACAGCCTGTACGAACACGAACCTGTTGGCAAAGTCAATTTATCGCGTAAGGAAATTTATCACCAAATAGCTCAGCATCGTCGCCAATTTATAGAAAAGCGCCTTCGAGAGCCCCAGCCTTACGAAGCCATCAAAGACGACCCTAAGACATAA
- a CDS encoding Nif11-like leader peptide family natural product precursor, whose translation MITTTTTQSTTNLEQFYLELLKDPMLQERLKAATDPDSLGELAVKLGEEKGYFFTKEEVLAAMAIEVAIGNEWIEALANDDEGEDVPITYTLSACY comes from the coding sequence ATGATTACAACAACTACAACCCAGTCAACTACCAACCTCGAACAGTTTTACCTGGAACTGTTGAAAGACCCAATGCTGCAAGAACGGCTTAAAGCAGCAACAGATCCAGATAGTCTTGGCGAACTAGCTGTAAAGTTGGGAGAGGAGAAAGGCTACTTTTTCACTAAAGAGGAAGTCTTAGCTGCAATGGCAATAGAAGTTGCCATTGGGAATGAGTGGATTGAGGCTCTGGCCAATGATGATGAAGGTGAGGATGTGCCGATCACATATACGCTAAGTGCCTGCTACTAA
- a CDS encoding NB-ARC domain-containing protein: MTTEEVLILLDSVFQPKHLNTIQEIVFRHAWEGLSYAEIAEQHGYDSEYIKQVGAQVWRMLSQELGFKVSKSNFRSILQRYTSKSHGSNPSSADRLEVRSELDATSVQERRAGNSRESQAEKAEEELLSPLSAYQDWGEAINVSAFYGRTDELALLKQWIVGDHANLHCSVVAILGMGGIGKTALSVSLAQQIQNEFNYVIWRSLRNPRPLQELLTDIVNVLSDRQSINLSKNTSELVACLLEYLRGYRCLLVLDNYEAVLQSGSIHGQYREGYEDYGQFLHQLGEVHHQSCAILTSREKPLEIEALQGRILPVRILNLKGLQFLEGQQILSSKGLSISIEESNKLVDRYDGNPLALKIVATAILELFNGNTHDFLQQNAIVFNGIRHLLEQQFQRLSGLETSVMYWLAINRKPVLLDELQLDIVPAISKAILLEILISLSRRSLIERYPTGFTQQSAIMEFITDKLVTTMCEEIQGSAGLGIHYLNSYASIKAQASEYIRDNQIRFILKPMLEILISTYSSQTLLEERLRQILGRLRAETFLSSGYAGGNVLNILCHLQSNLTGYDFSNLVVRQAYLNKAILHDVNFAGANLATSLFAETFAGILALEFSPDGQILAIGDTNQEIHLYRVKDGTKALSYRGHSCRVWAISFSPDGKMFVTGSGDKTFKLWDTQTGACLKTFAGHSGYGCLAVFSPDGQYLVSGSFDKRLKLWDVASGKCLKTLKGHQGYILSIAFNSDGSTIASGSMDGVIKIWNASTGECLNTLKDHADKVSSVAFSPKQDILASGSSDRTIKLWDINAARCLTTLTGHTDEVRSVAFSPDGEILASGSYDSSVKLWQLRAGRCIKTLQGSSPGRIDALAFSPADPNNVDRDVNGNQQRAIVASGGINCSVSLWNASTGERLRTLQGYISTVWSISFSPDGRTLCSGGGNRSIELWDISTGKCCKTLTGHAGFVWHVAFANNGRTIVSSSEDCTEKLWDSSTGECCQTWQSGFRIMHSAAVSPDGQMIASSKGDYAIALYEVTSGKCCQMFYGHYAEIVALCFSSNREILASGSSDRTIRLWDIATGKCWRKIQERSYCMTLAFSNDGQILASGNHEETIDIWDVNTGKCIKVLRGHIGAIRSVAFSPDGRLLASVGHDRIVRLWDTHTWECHKTFAGHGRAIYSVAFSPTGEILASGSHDETIKLWDIQIGECIKTMRSPRPYEGMNITGVTGLTEAQKGTLKALGAVEASSGD, translated from the coding sequence ATGACAACTGAAGAAGTTCTGATTTTACTAGATTCGGTATTTCAGCCAAAACACCTGAATACTATTCAAGAAATCGTTTTTCGACATGCTTGGGAGGGATTGAGCTATGCCGAAATTGCTGAGCAACATGGCTACGACTCGGAATATATCAAGCAAGTTGGGGCTCAAGTATGGCGAATGCTTTCCCAGGAACTAGGATTTAAGGTTAGTAAAAGCAACTTTCGGTCTATATTACAACGTTATACGTCTAAAAGTCATGGAAGCAACCCATCTTCGGCAGATCGGCTAGAAGTCAGAAGTGAGTTGGATGCAACATCTGTGCAGGAGCGTCGTGCAGGAAATTCACGAGAGAGTCAGGCAGAAAAGGCTGAAGAAGAATTGTTATCTCCTTTGTCAGCCTATCAAGATTGGGGTGAAGCAATTAATGTCTCAGCTTTTTATGGGCGAACAGATGAGTTAGCGTTATTAAAACAGTGGATTGTTGGCGATCACGCTAACCTTCATTGCAGTGTTGTAGCTATTCTAGGTATGGGTGGTATAGGTAAGACTGCTCTATCTGTAAGTCTAGCTCAGCAGATTCAGAATGAGTTTAACTATGTCATTTGGAGAAGTTTGCGCAATCCTAGACCTCTCCAAGAACTTTTAACCGATATCGTGAATGTTTTATCCGATCGGCAATCCATAAATTTGTCGAAAAATACTAGCGAATTAGTAGCCTGCTTGCTTGAATATTTGCGGGGATATCGGTGTCTTTTGGTATTGGATAACTACGAAGCAGTTTTGCAAAGTGGTAGTATTCACGGTCAGTACCGAGAGGGATACGAAGATTACGGTCAGTTCTTACATCAATTGGGGGAAGTCCATCACCAGAGCTGTGCGATCCTAACTAGCCGCGAAAAGCCACTAGAAATTGAAGCATTGCAGGGTAGAATCCTACCAGTTCGCATACTAAACCTCAAAGGTTTACAATTCTTAGAAGGACAGCAAATTCTGAGTTCAAAAGGATTATCAATCTCTATAGAGGAGAGTAATAAGTTAGTCGATCGCTATGATGGCAATCCATTAGCACTTAAAATAGTTGCTACGGCAATTTTAGAACTATTTAATGGTAATACCCATGATTTCCTGCAACAAAATGCTATCGTTTTTAATGGAATTCGCCATCTTTTAGAGCAGCAGTTTCAGCGCTTGTCAGGTCTCGAAACTAGTGTAATGTACTGGTTAGCCATTAATCGCAAACCAGTTCTTCTCGACGAATTACAATTAGATATCGTACCTGCTATATCCAAAGCCATCTTGTTGGAAATCCTTATCTCCCTAAGTCGGAGATCGCTAATTGAAAGGTATCCTACAGGATTTACACAACAATCTGCAATCATGGAGTTCATAACCGACAAGCTCGTAACCACGATGTGCGAGGAAATCCAGGGGAGCGCAGGATTGGGGATTCATTATCTCAACAGTTATGCTTCGATCAAAGCACAGGCTAGCGAATACATTAGAGATAATCAGATCCGCTTTATTCTGAAGCCTATGCTAGAGATCTTGATTTCTACATATTCCTCTCAAACACTGCTGGAAGAGCGACTTCGGCAAATATTAGGGAGGTTGCGTGCGGAAACATTTCTTTCGTCAGGGTATGCTGGAGGGAACGTGTTAAATATTCTCTGCCACTTGCAAAGCAATCTCACAGGTTATGACTTCTCAAATCTAGTCGTAAGGCAGGCATATTTAAACAAGGCAATTTTGCATGATGTCAACTTCGCTGGTGCTAACCTGGCTACATCTTTGTTTGCTGAAACGTTTGCTGGCATCTTAGCTCTAGAGTTTAGTCCTGACGGTCAGATCCTGGCGATCGGCGATACCAATCAGGAGATACATCTGTACCGAGTAAAGGATGGAACTAAGGCATTGAGCTATCGAGGTCATAGTTGTCGCGTCTGGGCGATCTCCTTTAGTCCTGATGGTAAAATGTTCGTGACAGGGAGCGGCGATAAAACTTTCAAACTATGGGATACTCAGACGGGTGCGTGCCTCAAAACCTTCGCAGGTCACTCTGGTTATGGGTGTCTAGCTGTTTTCAGTCCTGATGGTCAATATTTAGTTAGTGGTAGCTTTGATAAGCGTTTAAAGCTATGGGATGTTGCCTCAGGGAAATGCTTAAAAACCCTAAAAGGACATCAAGGCTATATCTTATCAATTGCTTTTAATTCCGATGGTTCCACGATCGCTAGCGGCAGTATGGATGGAGTAATTAAGATTTGGAATGCCAGTACAGGTGAATGTTTAAATACTCTAAAAGACCATGCTGATAAGGTTTCATCAGTTGCTTTTAGTCCTAAGCAAGATATTCTTGCCAGTGGTAGTAGCGATCGCACGATTAAGCTTTGGGATATAAATGCAGCTCGATGTTTGACCACCCTTACAGGGCATACTGATGAAGTTAGATCGGTTGCGTTTAGCCCGGATGGAGAAATTCTAGCGAGTGGGAGCTACGACTCAAGCGTAAAACTATGGCAACTCAGAGCAGGAAGATGCATCAAAACCTTGCAAGGTTCATCCCCTGGTCGAATCGATGCACTTGCATTTAGCCCTGCCGATCCAAATAATGTCGATCGCGATGTTAATGGAAATCAGCAAAGAGCAATCGTTGCCAGTGGAGGAATTAATTGTAGCGTGAGTTTGTGGAATGCTTCCACTGGAGAAAGACTGCGCACTCTGCAAGGATATATCAGTACTGTCTGGTCGATATCTTTTAGTCCCGACGGACGAACTCTTTGCAGCGGGGGTGGAAATCGATCCATAGAGCTATGGGATATCTCAACTGGCAAATGTTGTAAAACTTTGACAGGTCATGCTGGTTTTGTGTGGCACGTTGCCTTTGCCAATAATGGAAGAACGATCGTATCCAGTAGCGAAGATTGTACAGAAAAGCTGTGGGATTCTAGTACTGGGGAGTGCTGTCAAACATGGCAAAGTGGTTTCAGAATCATGCATTCTGCTGCCGTCAGTCCAGATGGGCAAATGATAGCTAGTAGCAAAGGGGATTATGCGATCGCTCTATACGAAGTGACTTCAGGGAAGTGCTGTCAAATGTTTTACGGACATTATGCTGAGATTGTAGCGCTCTGCTTTAGTTCAAACAGAGAGATACTCGCCAGTGGTAGTTCGGACAGAACTATACGTTTATGGGACATCGCTACGGGAAAATGCTGGCGCAAAATACAAGAGCGCAGTTACTGCATGACACTGGCTTTTAGCAATGATGGACAGATTCTAGCAAGTGGCAATCATGAAGAAACGATCGATATATGGGATGTCAACACGGGTAAGTGTATTAAAGTTTTGCGCGGCCACATCGGTGCTATACGCTCAGTTGCATTCAGCCCGGATGGCAGACTATTAGCAAGTGTCGGGCACGATCGAATTGTGAGGTTATGGGATACGCATACTTGGGAATGTCATAAAACCTTTGCAGGTCATGGTAGGGCAATATACTCTGTTGCATTTAGCCCTACTGGAGAAATACTTGCAAGCGGTAGTCATGATGAGACTATCAAGCTATGGGATATCCAAATCGGCGAATGTATTAAAACCATGCGATCGCCTCGTCCGTATGAAGGCATGAATA
- a CDS encoding Uma2 family endonuclease produces MNTLAKWSVDDYHSMIEAGILRDRHVELLRGEIIEMSPETPIHYATAKRSTKYLEELLSGKADVRFNGPITLSDSEPEPDIAIVRLPESLYSDRHPTPQDIFWIVEVAKTSLKKDLELKAAIYANAGIQEYWVLDLSDKQVIVFRYPQDGKYSEESAFVGGKIAPLAFADISVSVDRLLS; encoded by the coding sequence ATGAATACACTAGCTAAATGGTCTGTAGATGATTATCATTCCATGATTGAGGCGGGCATTCTGCGCGATCGCCATGTAGAACTACTAAGAGGCGAAATAATTGAAATGAGTCCAGAAACTCCAATTCATTATGCCACAGCCAAACGCAGTACCAAATATTTAGAGGAGTTATTATCTGGTAAAGCCGATGTTCGCTTTAATGGCCCCATTACGCTGTCTGACTCGGAACCAGAACCAGATATTGCCATTGTGCGGCTGCCAGAATCATTGTATAGCGATCGCCATCCCACCCCTCAGGATATTTTTTGGATAGTAGAAGTAGCTAAAACAAGCTTAAAGAAAGACCTGGAACTCAAAGCCGCAATCTATGCTAATGCTGGAATTCAGGAATATTGGGTTTTAGATTTATCTGACAAGCAAGTCATTGTATTCAGGTATCCTCAAGATGGTAAATACAGTGAAGAAAGTGCATTTGTGGGAGGAAAGATCGCGCCTCTTGCTTTTGCGGATATTTCCGTTTCTGTCGATCGGCTTTTATCTTAA
- a CDS encoding TOMM precursor leader peptide-binding protein, giving the protein MFKKPQFKPHFHIEVVEPSTVYLMGEQGHSALSGNFYTLLAPLLNGQHTVDEIVERLKAHRSLLGIYHALTNLESQGYLTEAVDIPTEVAAFWSLQGIEPGIAVSKLQNTRVSVTAFGKVKTEPFISALESLNIEVSNDGDFTVVLTDDYLQPGLGEFNSQSLRSQKPWMLVKPVGATIWVGPIFVPGQTGCWQCLAQRLQTNREVETVVSQQKGIADPFPTSRSILPTHFQIGVNLAAAEVAKWIAQGNHEQLEGNLLTLDLASLSMQHHVLVKRPQCPACGEKAAFEDRKPKPIAIESQKKRFTTDGGHRCFTPEQTLKKYEHHISPITGVVRALPKKKIDSDLIHVYSAVHSLRKNLGSLADLRSSLRQNSAGKGKTDRQSKASGLCEAIERYSGIFTGDEIRIKGTYAQLQSVAIHPNTCMLFSANQYQNRQEWNSQHGRFAWVPAPFDEATEIEWTPVWSLTHQQFKYLPTAYCYYDYLLPEDHRFCRGDSNGNAAGNTLEEAILQGFMELVERDCVALWWYNRIRRPAVDLDSFDDPYLLDLKDYYQTQYRDLWVLDITNDLNIPCFAAISRRTQGASEEILLGFGTHFDAKVAVLRAVTEMNQTLGIELDNGKAVPDDPDWQYWLRNATLENQPYLVGDRQVSAKVYSDYPQYCHDDLRQDVLTCVDIAARHGMETLVLDQTRPDIGLNVVKVIVPGMRHFWNRFAPGRLYEVPANMGWLPEPLTEEQLNPIPMFF; this is encoded by the coding sequence ATGTTTAAAAAACCCCAGTTTAAGCCTCACTTCCACATTGAAGTTGTAGAACCAAGTACCGTCTATCTCATGGGCGAGCAAGGGCATTCTGCTTTGAGTGGCAACTTCTATACCTTGTTAGCTCCCTTGCTAAACGGTCAGCATACAGTTGATGAAATTGTTGAGCGGCTAAAAGCACATAGATCGCTGCTTGGGATTTATCACGCATTAACCAACTTGGAAAGTCAGGGCTATCTCACCGAGGCTGTAGACATCCCAACTGAAGTAGCAGCCTTTTGGAGTTTGCAGGGCATAGAGCCTGGAATAGCCGTTAGTAAACTTCAAAATACCAGAGTTTCTGTAACTGCCTTCGGTAAAGTGAAAACAGAACCGTTTATCTCTGCGTTAGAATCTCTGAACATCGAAGTTAGCAACGATGGAGACTTCACCGTTGTATTGACTGATGACTATCTACAACCGGGTTTAGGTGAGTTTAACTCCCAATCCTTACGCAGCCAAAAGCCTTGGATGCTGGTCAAACCTGTCGGTGCAACCATCTGGGTTGGGCCAATTTTTGTTCCGGGTCAAACGGGTTGTTGGCAATGTCTAGCTCAACGCCTGCAGACCAATCGTGAAGTCGAAACTGTCGTCAGTCAGCAAAAAGGAATTGCCGATCCCTTTCCCACCTCTCGCTCGATTTTACCAACCCACTTCCAGATTGGCGTAAATTTGGCAGCAGCGGAAGTTGCCAAATGGATAGCCCAGGGAAACCACGAACAGCTAGAGGGCAACTTGTTGACATTGGATCTAGCCTCACTGTCCATGCAGCACCACGTTTTAGTTAAACGTCCACAATGTCCAGCTTGTGGAGAAAAAGCTGCTTTTGAGGATCGCAAACCAAAACCAATCGCGATCGAAAGTCAGAAGAAGCGATTCACCACAGATGGCGGCCATCGCTGTTTCACACCAGAGCAGACGCTTAAGAAATACGAACATCATATCAGCCCGATTACGGGAGTAGTCCGCGCTCTTCCCAAAAAGAAGATTGACAGCGATCTAATTCACGTTTACAGTGCCGTTCACTCGCTGAGAAAAAACCTGGGTAGTTTAGCCGATCTACGTAGCAGTCTACGTCAAAACAGTGCTGGCAAGGGGAAAACCGATCGGCAATCCAAAGCAAGCGGTCTTTGCGAAGCGATCGAACGATACTCTGGTATTTTCACAGGTGATGAAATCCGCATCAAAGGCACTTACGCACAATTGCAGTCAGTTGCCATTCATCCCAATACCTGTATGCTGTTTAGTGCCAATCAGTATCAAAATCGCCAGGAATGGAACTCACAACATGGTCGCTTTGCCTGGGTACCTGCTCCTTTTGATGAGGCAACAGAAATTGAGTGGACACCTGTTTGGTCGTTGACTCACCAACAGTTCAAGTATCTGCCGACAGCTTACTGTTACTATGACTATTTGCTTCCCGAAGACCATCGTTTCTGCCGTGGAGATTCCAACGGTAACGCAGCGGGCAATACCCTGGAAGAGGCAATTCTTCAGGGATTTATGGAGTTGGTAGAGCGGGATTGCGTGGCGTTATGGTGGTACAACCGCATCAGACGACCCGCTGTGGATTTAGACAGTTTTGATGACCCCTACCTGTTAGACCTGAAAGACTATTACCAAACTCAATACCGCGATCTCTGGGTGTTGGATATCACTAACGATCTGAATATTCCTTGCTTTGCTGCGATTTCCCGACGCACTCAAGGAGCTTCTGAGGAGATACTTTTGGGCTTTGGCACTCATTTCGATGCTAAAGTTGCCGTGCTCAGGGCGGTTACTGAGATGAACCAAACATTGGGCATCGAACTGGACAATGGTAAAGCCGTGCCTGACGATCCAGATTGGCAGTATTGGCTTAGGAATGCCACATTAGAAAACCAGCCTTACCTGGTGGGCGATCGCCAGGTTTCTGCGAAAGTTTACTCAGATTATCCACAATACTGTCATGACGACCTCCGACAAGACGTACTCACCTGCGTAGACATTGCCGCACGACACGGCATGGAAACCCTTGTCCTCGACCAAACCCGCCCAGATATTGGTTTAAACGTCGTCAAGGTAATCGTTCCTGGAATGCGCCACTTTTGGAATCGGTTTGCTCCAGGGCGGCTGTATGAAGTTCCCGCGAACATGGGTTGGTTGCCAGAACCTCTGACGGAAGAACAACTCAATCCCATACCGATGTTTTTCTAA
- a CDS encoding SagB family peptide dehydrogenase yields the protein MSQQFLLSLKQDISCIESDEPDRLILQSSTHALTFKQVQSGLKTALRTLADGGATLSELSQMVEQDGGNFLALRFYTYLQRFTHCGWLCHSALAEGMPIAIAIPITADYQFPYTEVVVESRYVLSRFAYCHSVEGQLVLESPLSRSQVLLLNWQGAALVMQLARPQSCHDILAAVPGISLKTVQQLIGLLLSAQMLSEVSEDGTIQEQANTTLAQWEFHDLLFHSRSRQGRHANPFGRTYRFLGKIEPLPAIKPRMSEEAIALYKPDLEILKTTEVSLTQILETRKSIREYGETPIAAQQLGEFLYRCARVKHLKQEEHGEITRRPYPGGGALYELELYPIVNRCEGIDSGLYHYDPLAHQLYRISDRTETVGALLQNAWQSMGQQGMPQVLIAIAARFQRIAWKYESMAYAAMLKNVGVLYQTMYLVATAMGLAPCGLGGGNSDLFAKVTGCDYYAETSIGEFALGSRIQGSSLPDCESTIAPRR from the coding sequence ATGTCACAGCAATTCCTCCTATCTCTTAAACAAGACATTTCCTGCATTGAATCAGACGAACCCGATCGGCTCATTCTCCAATCCTCAACCCATGCTTTGACCTTTAAACAGGTACAGTCGGGATTGAAAACAGCGCTCAGGACGCTGGCAGATGGGGGTGCCACCTTGTCAGAACTGAGTCAAATGGTAGAACAGGACGGTGGAAATTTTCTTGCACTCCGGTTTTATACCTACCTGCAAAGATTCACCCACTGCGGCTGGCTTTGTCATTCAGCCTTAGCAGAAGGGATGCCGATCGCCATTGCCATACCCATCACTGCAGATTATCAATTTCCTTATACTGAGGTCGTTGTCGAGTCCAGATATGTGCTCTCCCGCTTTGCCTATTGCCACTCGGTTGAAGGGCAACTGGTACTGGAGTCACCGCTGTCTCGATCGCAAGTGCTATTACTGAATTGGCAAGGGGCAGCCCTGGTGATGCAGTTAGCCAGACCTCAAAGCTGTCATGACATCCTGGCCGCAGTTCCAGGAATTTCCCTAAAAACAGTGCAGCAGTTGATCGGCCTACTTCTAAGTGCCCAAATGCTCTCTGAGGTGAGTGAAGACGGTACTATCCAGGAACAAGCCAATACTACCCTCGCCCAATGGGAATTTCACGACCTTCTGTTTCATAGCCGCAGCCGGCAAGGGAGACATGCCAATCCTTTCGGCAGAACTTATCGCTTTTTAGGCAAAATTGAGCCATTGCCTGCGATCAAACCTCGGATGTCCGAGGAAGCGATCGCGCTATATAAACCCGATCTGGAAATCCTCAAAACGACGGAGGTATCCTTGACTCAGATTCTAGAAACAAGAAAGTCAATTCGGGAGTACGGAGAAACTCCGATCGCTGCCCAACAACTAGGAGAGTTTCTCTACCGCTGTGCTAGAGTCAAACACTTGAAGCAGGAAGAGCATGGAGAAATTACTCGCCGTCCTTATCCCGGTGGAGGGGCACTATACGAACTAGAACTTTACCCCATAGTCAACCGTTGTGAGGGAATTGACTCTGGTTTATATCACTACGATCCTTTAGCACATCAACTGTACCGGATTTCTGACAGAACCGAAACTGTAGGCGCGCTACTCCAAAATGCTTGGCAATCGATGGGGCAGCAAGGTATGCCTCAAGTTCTGATTGCGATCGCCGCCCGTTTTCAAAGGATAGCTTGGAAGTACGAATCGATGGCTTATGCAGCGATGCTCAAGAACGTCGGGGTTCTGTACCAAACTATGTACCTGGTGGCAACAGCTATGGGATTAGCTCCTTGCGGTCTTGGAGGTGGCAATTCCGATTTATTTGCGAAGGTGACAGGATGTGACTATTACGCCGAAACGTCTATCGGAGAGTTTGCTTTGGGTAGTCGGATACAAGGCTCGTCACTTCCAGATTGCGAATCCACAATCGCTCCTCGTAGATGA